In Phocoena phocoena chromosome 8, mPhoPho1.1, whole genome shotgun sequence, the following are encoded in one genomic region:
- the CELF1 gene encoding CUGBP Elav-like family member 1 isoform X8, whose translation MNGTLDHPDQPDLDAIKMFVGQVPRTWSEKDLRELFEQYGAVYEINVLRDRSQNPPQSKGCCFVTFYTRKAALEAQNALHNMKVLPGMHHPIQMKPADSEKNNVEDRKLFIGMISKKCTENDIRVMFSSFGQIEECRILRGPDGLSRGCAFVTFTTRAMAQTAIKAMHQAQTMEGCSSPMVVKFADTQKDKEQKRMAQQLQQQMQQISAASVWGNLAGLNTLGPQYLALLQQTASSGNLNTLSSLHPMGGLNAMQLQNLAALAAAASAAQNTPSGTNALTTSSSPLSVLTSSGSSPSSSSSSSVNPIASLGALQTLAGATAGLNVSSLAGMAALNGGLGSSGLSNGTGSTMEALTQAYSGIQQYAAAALPTLYNQNLLTQQSIGAAGSQKEGPEGANLFIYHLPQEFGDQDLLQMFMPFGNVVSAKVFIDKQTNLSFVSYDNPVSAQAAIQSMNGFQIGMKRLKVQLKRSKNDSKPY comes from the exons ATGAACGGCACCCTGGACCACCCAGACCAACCGGATCTTGATGCTATCAAGATGTTTGTGGGCCAGGTTCCAAGGACCTGGTCAGAGAAGGACTTGAGGGAACTGTTTGAACAGTATGGTGCTGTCTACGAAATCAACGTCCTAAGGGATAGGAGCCAAAACCCTCCTCAGAGCAAAG GGTgctgttttgttacattttacACCCGAAAAGCTGCATTAGAAGCTCAGAATGCTCTTCACAACATGAAGGTCCTCCCAGGG atGCATCATCCTATACAGATGAAACCTGCCGACAGTGAGAAGAACAATG TGGAAGACAGGAAGCTGTTTATTGGTATGATATCCAAGAAGTGCACTGAAAATGACATCCGAGTCATGTTCTCTTCATTCGGACAGATTGAAGAATGCCGGATATTGAGGGGACCTGATGGCCTGAGCCGAG GTTGTGCATTTGTGACCTTCACAACAAGAGCCATGGCACAGACAGCTATCAAGGCAATGCACCAAGCACAGACCATGGAG gGCTGCTCTTCCCCCATGGTGGTAAAATTTGCTGATACACAGAAGGACAAAGAGCAGAAGAGAATGGCCCAGCAGCTCCAGCAGCAGATGCAGCAGATCAGCGCAGCATCTGTGTGGGGAAACCTTGCTGGTCTAAATACTCTTGGACCCCAGTATTTAGCA CTCCTTCAGCAGACTGCCTCCTCTGGGAACCTCAACACCCTGAGCAGCCTCCACCCAATGGGAG GGTTAAATGCAATGCAGTTACAGAATTTGGCTGCCCTGGCTGCTGCAGCTAGTGCAGCTCAGAACACACCAAGTGGTACCAATGCTCTCACTACATCCAGCAGTCCCCTCAGCGTGCTCACCAGTTCAG GGTCCTCACCCAgctccagcagcagcagctctgTCAATCCCATCGCCTCCCTTGGAGCCCTACAGACACTAGCTGGAGCAACAGCAGGCCTCAACGTCAGCTCTTTGGCAG GGATGGCTGCTTTAAATGGTGGGCTGGGCAGCAGTGGCCTTTCTAATGGCACTGGGAGCACCATGGAGGCCCTCACGCAGGCCTACTCGGGGATCCAGCAATATGCTGCAGCGGCGCTCCCCACTCTGTACAACCAGAACTTGTTGACACAGCAGAGTATCGGTGCTGCTGGAAGCCAGAAGGAAG GTCCAGAAGGAGCCAATCTGTTCATCTACCACCTGCCCCAGGAGTTTGGAGACCAGGACCTGCTGCAGATGTTCATGCCCTTTGGGAATGTCGTGTCTGCCAAGGTTTTCATAGACAA
- the CELF1 gene encoding CUGBP Elav-like family member 1 isoform X7, with protein sequence MAAFKLDFLPEMMVDHCSLNSSPVSKKMNGTLDHPDQPDLDAIKMFVGQVPRTWSEKDLRELFEQYGAVYEINVLRDRSQNPPQSKGCCFVTFYTRKAALEAQNALHNMKVLPGMHHPIQMKPADSEKNNAVEDRKLFIGMISKKCTENDIRVMFSSFGQIEECRILRGPDGLSRGCAFVTFTTRAMAQTAIKAMHQAQTMEGCSSPMVVKFADTQKDKEQKRMAQQLQQQMQQISAASVWGNLAGLNTLGPQYLALYLQLLQQTASSGNLNTLSSLHPMGGLNAMQLQNLAALAAAASAAQNTPSGTNALTTSSSPLSVLTSSGSSPSSSSSSSVNPIASLGALQTLAGATAGLNVSSLAGMAALNGGLGSSGLSNGTGSTMEALTQAYSGIQQYAAAALPTLYNQNLLTQQSIGAAGSQKEGPEGANLFIYHLPQEFGDQDLLQMFMPFGNVVSAKVFIDKQTNLSKCFGFCLDTQVL encoded by the exons CTCAAAGAAAATGAACGGCACCCTGGACCACCCAGACCAACCGGATCTTGATGCTATCAAGATGTTTGTGGGCCAGGTTCCAAGGACCTGGTCAGAGAAGGACTTGAGGGAACTGTTTGAACAGTATGGTGCTGTCTACGAAATCAACGTCCTAAGGGATAGGAGCCAAAACCCTCCTCAGAGCAAAG GGTgctgttttgttacattttacACCCGAAAAGCTGCATTAGAAGCTCAGAATGCTCTTCACAACATGAAGGTCCTCCCAGGG atGCATCATCCTATACAGATGAAACCTGCCGACAGTGAGAAGAACAATG CAGTGGAAGACAGGAAGCTGTTTATTGGTATGATATCCAAGAAGTGCACTGAAAATGACATCCGAGTCATGTTCTCTTCATTCGGACAGATTGAAGAATGCCGGATATTGAGGGGACCTGATGGCCTGAGCCGAG GTTGTGCATTTGTGACCTTCACAACAAGAGCCATGGCACAGACAGCTATCAAGGCAATGCACCAAGCACAGACCATGGAG gGCTGCTCTTCCCCCATGGTGGTAAAATTTGCTGATACACAGAAGGACAAAGAGCAGAAGAGAATGGCCCAGCAGCTCCAGCAGCAGATGCAGCAGATCAGCGCAGCATCTGTGTGGGGAAACCTTGCTGGTCTAAATACTCTTGGACCCCAGTATTTAGCA CTTTATTTGCAGCTCCTTCAGCAGACTGCCTCCTCTGGGAACCTCAACACCCTGAGCAGCCTCCACCCAATGGGAG GGTTAAATGCAATGCAGTTACAGAATTTGGCTGCCCTGGCTGCTGCAGCTAGTGCAGCTCAGAACACACCAAGTGGTACCAATGCTCTCACTACATCCAGCAGTCCCCTCAGCGTGCTCACCAGTTCAG GGTCCTCACCCAgctccagcagcagcagctctgTCAATCCCATCGCCTCCCTTGGAGCCCTACAGACACTAGCTGGAGCAACAGCAGGCCTCAACGTCAGCTCTTTGGCAG GGATGGCTGCTTTAAATGGTGGGCTGGGCAGCAGTGGCCTTTCTAATGGCACTGGGAGCACCATGGAGGCCCTCACGCAGGCCTACTCGGGGATCCAGCAATATGCTGCAGCGGCGCTCCCCACTCTGTACAACCAGAACTTGTTGACACAGCAGAGTATCGGTGCTGCTGGAAGCCAGAAGGAAG GTCCAGAAGGAGCCAATCTGTTCATCTACCACCTGCCCCAGGAGTTTGGAGACCAGGACCTGCTGCAGATGTTCATGCCCTTTGGGAATGTCGTGTCTGCCAAGGTTTTCATAGACAA